The following proteins are co-located in the Streptomyces sp. NBC_00435 genome:
- a CDS encoding FAD-dependent monooxygenase, with product MTALNSVKEIGAPDVLVVGAGPTGLALALDLTRRGVRALVVERADSLFPGSRGKGLQPRTLEVLDDFGVGDAVQAASATAPIGQIWQDGTPVGEHDMLGDREVGGPTDTEPHPRARLLPQWRTQRILFERLTGIGGRVVFATELSSFDQDADGVTAHLADGTTLRAAYLVAADGGRSTVRRALGIGMTGETVDPAPMVVADVRLRPGALDREHWHLFPGADGDFAALCPLPGTDEHQLVARTDDLDIPAVIAARTHLSTTDVVEVRWSSDFRPRAAMADRFRDGRVLLAGDAAHVHSPAGGQGLNTSVQDAYNLGWKLGQVLRHGADPALLDTYEQERQPVAAHMLGLSTRIHRGEEQRGEATRQLGLGYRGGPLSEGSAGSLEAGDRAPDGVLPDGRRLFDLFRGPHFTLLAVGTDTELPPVDERFTHIHRIGEHEAYGKGVFLVRPDGYVGWAGEDATGLARYVARFGGSPDRT from the coding sequence ATGACCGCACTTAACAGCGTTAAGGAAATCGGGGCTCCCGACGTGCTCGTCGTCGGCGCCGGCCCCACCGGACTCGCCCTCGCCCTCGACCTGACCCGGCGCGGCGTCCGCGCCCTCGTCGTCGAGCGGGCGGACAGCCTCTTCCCCGGCTCGCGGGGAAAGGGCCTGCAGCCACGCACCCTGGAGGTCCTCGACGACTTCGGCGTCGGCGACGCGGTGCAGGCCGCCAGCGCCACCGCCCCCATCGGGCAGATCTGGCAGGACGGCACGCCCGTGGGCGAGCACGACATGCTGGGTGACCGTGAGGTCGGCGGCCCCACCGACACCGAGCCGCACCCCCGGGCCCGGCTCCTCCCGCAGTGGCGCACCCAGCGGATCCTCTTCGAGCGTCTCACCGGAATCGGGGGCCGCGTCGTCTTCGCCACCGAACTGAGCTCCTTCGACCAGGACGCCGACGGGGTCACCGCGCACCTCGCCGACGGCACCACGCTGCGCGCCGCCTACCTGGTCGCCGCCGACGGCGGCCGTTCCACCGTCCGCAGGGCGCTCGGCATCGGAATGACCGGCGAGACCGTGGACCCGGCCCCGATGGTGGTCGCCGACGTACGGCTCCGCCCCGGAGCCCTGGACCGCGAGCACTGGCACCTCTTCCCGGGGGCGGACGGCGACTTCGCCGCCCTGTGCCCGCTCCCCGGCACCGACGAACACCAGCTGGTCGCGCGTACCGACGACCTCGACATCCCGGCCGTGATCGCCGCTCGGACCCACCTGAGCACGACGGACGTGGTCGAGGTCCGCTGGTCCTCCGACTTCCGGCCCCGCGCGGCCATGGCCGACCGCTTCCGCGACGGGCGGGTCCTGCTCGCGGGTGACGCGGCCCACGTGCACTCCCCCGCCGGCGGGCAGGGCCTCAACACCAGCGTGCAGGACGCCTACAACCTCGGCTGGAAGCTCGGCCAAGTGCTGCGCCACGGCGCGGACCCGGCGCTCCTGGACACCTACGAGCAGGAGCGGCAGCCCGTCGCCGCGCACATGCTGGGCCTGTCCACCCGGATCCACCGCGGCGAGGAGCAGCGCGGCGAGGCAACCCGCCAGCTCGGCCTGGGTTACCGGGGCGGACCGCTCTCCGAAGGCTCTGCGGGATCACTGGAAGCCGGGGACCGTGCCCCCGACGGCGTCCTTCCGGACGGTCGCAGGCTCTTCGACCTGTTCCGGGGTCCGCACTTCACGCTGCTCGCGGTCGGCACGGACACCGAACTGCCTCCGGTGGACGAGCGGTTCACGCACATCCACCGGATCGGGGAGCACGAGGCGTACGGCAAGGGCGTCTTCCTGGTCCGGCCGGACGGCTACGTGGGGTGGGCGGGCGAGGACGCGACCGGCCTGGCCCGCTACGTCGCCCGCTTCGGCGGATCGCCGGACCGGACCTGA
- a CDS encoding lamin tail domain-containing protein has translation MNEPLTRHRRHRLALTLALVAAPALVAGALTAAPAHAAPADDIRINEVVTTGDVEDSIELYNKGAASVDVSGWILKDDSNSSKYKIASGTTLAPGAFRAFDVHSSFGLGSGDKARLYLPDGSTLADSFTWSTHSAPSWSRCPDGTGAFKAAAVTLGAPNSCGTSGGGTTPVAWPGSGSVATADASNVFGEDLSGLYQESGVMWAAQNSGKLWRLLPNGTGGWTPDTASGWSAGKTLRFPGGGSGSPDAEGVTVTGAGVAGGVFVASERNSASSGTSRLSVLKYDVSGSASTLTAAKEWNLTADLPSVGSNLGLEAVTWVPDSYLTGAGFKDASTGAVYAPSGYGAHTGGVFFVGVEGTGMLYGYVLQDSGAFTRVAAVSSGMAGVMELQWEPQASRLWVVCDDTCSGQHRTMQVNASGALAVTAVHNRPSGMSNYNNEGFSVAGAGECVGGSKPVFWSDDSNDGGHALRRGSLTC, from the coding sequence GTGAACGAACCGCTTACCCGCCACCGGCGCCACCGTCTGGCTCTGACCCTCGCCCTCGTCGCCGCTCCGGCGCTGGTCGCGGGCGCCCTGACGGCCGCTCCGGCCCACGCCGCCCCGGCCGACGACATCCGCATCAACGAGGTGGTGACCACCGGGGACGTGGAGGACTCGATCGAGCTGTACAACAAGGGCGCCGCCTCAGTGGACGTCTCGGGCTGGATCCTCAAGGACGACAGCAACAGCTCGAAGTACAAGATCGCCTCCGGCACCACGCTGGCCCCCGGCGCGTTCCGCGCCTTCGACGTGCATTCCTCCTTCGGCCTGGGCTCCGGCGACAAGGCGCGCCTCTACCTGCCGGACGGCAGCACCCTGGCCGACAGCTTCACCTGGAGCACGCACTCCGCTCCGTCGTGGTCGCGCTGCCCCGACGGTACGGGCGCGTTCAAGGCGGCCGCGGTCACCCTCGGCGCCCCGAACAGCTGCGGCACCTCTGGCGGGGGCACCACCCCGGTCGCCTGGCCGGGCAGCGGTTCGGTGGCCACGGCCGACGCGTCGAACGTCTTCGGCGAGGACCTGAGCGGGCTCTACCAGGAGAGCGGGGTCATGTGGGCGGCCCAGAATTCCGGGAAGCTGTGGCGCCTGCTCCCGAACGGAACCGGCGGGTGGACCCCGGACACGGCCTCCGGATGGTCCGCCGGCAAGACGCTGCGCTTCCCGGGCGGCGGCTCCGGCAGTCCCGACGCGGAGGGCGTGACGGTCACCGGCGCCGGCGTCGCGGGCGGGGTGTTCGTGGCCAGCGAGCGCAACAGTGCTTCCTCGGGCACCAGCCGGCTGTCCGTCCTGAAGTACGACGTGAGCGGGTCGGCGTCCACGCTGACCGCCGCCAAGGAGTGGAACCTGACCGCGGACCTGCCGTCCGTAGGGTCCAACCTCGGCCTGGAGGCCGTCACCTGGGTTCCCGACTCCTACCTGACCGGTGCCGGGTTCAAGGACGCCTCGACCGGCGCGGTGTACGCCCCGAGCGGTTACGGGGCGCACACCGGCGGGGTGTTCTTCGTCGGTGTCGAGGGCACCGGCATGCTGTACGGCTACGTCCTGCAGGACTCGGGAGCCTTCACCCGCGTGGCCGCCGTCAGCAGCGGCATGGCCGGGGTCATGGAGCTGCAGTGGGAGCCGCAGGCCTCCCGGCTGTGGGTCGTCTGCGACGACACCTGCTCCGGCCAGCACCGGACGATGCAGGTCAACGCGTCCGGGGCGCTCGCCGTCACCGCGGTCCACAACCGGCCCAGCGGCATGTCCAACTACAACAACGAGGGCTTCTCGGTCGCCGGGGCCGGTGAGTGCGTCGGCGGCTCCAAGCCCGTCTTCTGGTCCGACGACAGCAACGACGGCGGCCACGCTCTGCGCAGGGGCTCCCTCACCTGCTGA
- a CDS encoding VOC family protein has translation MERVLGIGGYFMRAADPVAVGAWYRDCLGLDADENGLWEQGAGLTVFATFESGTDYFGSPAQQTMLNFRVRDLDAMLAQLRAKGADVAEETQEMEGVGRFGWVTDPEGNRVELWQPA, from the coding sequence ATGGAACGTGTGCTTGGAATCGGTGGCTACTTCATGCGGGCGGCCGACCCGGTGGCGGTGGGTGCCTGGTACCGCGATTGTCTGGGCCTGGACGCGGACGAGAACGGTCTGTGGGAACAGGGGGCAGGGCTGACGGTGTTCGCGACCTTCGAGTCCGGGACCGACTACTTCGGGTCCCCCGCCCAGCAGACCATGCTGAACTTCCGGGTCCGCGACCTGGACGCGATGCTCGCGCAACTGCGCGCCAAGGGGGCGGACGTGGCCGAGGAGACGCAGGAGATGGAGGGCGTCGGCCGATTCGGCTGGGTCACCGACCCGGAGGGCAACCGGGTCGAACTGTGGCAGCCCGCCTGA
- a CDS encoding MFS transporter, with the protein MTGYPPLDIRTARRRFVTVCVLFWLPLGLSIAPLILLFTERGMAMTAIAAFFAVHSLTAAALELPTGGLSDVLGRRAVLAAAGLLNLTALTLVALGTTGWLLGLGMGLMGAGRALSSGPAEAWYVDAVHACSGPGADLRTGLARASSATSAALAVGTLLGGCLPWLLGLGPDLGARLSEATSAVVLPLSTPLLLGAAVETVFVLYVLTALREPPRPRATLRDVLRGVPATVAGGLRLGGRDALVRRILLSAGAAGSALAAIELLTPGRAAALTGASESGAVLFAALACAGFVCSGVGSHLAPLAARLAGSGERAVLLSLGISASGLLLLGATATSTGPGPLILSAIGYGLVQLGLGSAGPSENDILHRRVESSGRATALSVQSLALQLTGALTGLALGVLPSGPLPWLLGGTVLLAGALLWIRRGEPAPPDPAPAGDTPARSAGTGSAQGTEPCDAGRTGADCAP; encoded by the coding sequence ATGACCGGGTACCCGCCGCTGGACATACGTACCGCACGGCGCCGCTTCGTCACGGTCTGCGTGCTGTTCTGGCTGCCGCTGGGACTGAGCATCGCCCCGCTGATCCTCCTCTTCACCGAGCGCGGCATGGCCATGACGGCCATCGCGGCCTTCTTCGCCGTGCACTCCCTCACCGCCGCCGCACTGGAACTGCCCACCGGAGGACTGTCCGACGTCCTGGGACGCCGCGCCGTCCTGGCCGCCGCCGGCCTGCTGAACCTGACCGCCCTCACCCTCGTGGCACTGGGCACCACCGGCTGGCTGCTCGGCCTCGGCATGGGCCTGATGGGGGCCGGCCGGGCCCTCTCCAGCGGACCGGCAGAAGCCTGGTACGTGGACGCCGTCCACGCGTGCTCCGGCCCCGGTGCCGATCTGCGCACCGGACTGGCCCGCGCCTCCTCCGCGACGTCCGCCGCACTCGCGGTCGGCACGCTGCTCGGGGGATGCCTGCCCTGGCTGCTGGGCCTCGGACCCGACCTCGGCGCCCGTCTGAGCGAAGCGACCTCCGCGGTGGTGCTGCCCCTTTCCACCCCGCTGCTGCTGGGCGCGGCCGTCGAAACCGTCTTCGTGCTCTACGTCCTGACCGCCCTGCGGGAGCCGCCCCGCCCGCGCGCCACCCTGCGCGACGTGCTCCGGGGCGTCCCGGCGACCGTCGCGGGCGGACTGCGCCTGGGCGGACGCGACGCCCTCGTCCGCAGGATCCTCCTCAGCGCGGGGGCCGCGGGCAGTGCCTTGGCCGCCATAGAACTGCTCACCCCGGGCCGGGCGGCGGCCCTGACCGGCGCGTCCGAGTCCGGCGCGGTGCTCTTCGCCGCGCTCGCCTGCGCCGGTTTCGTCTGCTCGGGCGTCGGCAGCCACCTGGCGCCACTCGCCGCCCGGCTCGCGGGCAGTGGTGAACGCGCCGTCCTGCTGAGCCTCGGCATCAGCGCGAGCGGGCTGCTCCTGCTCGGCGCCACCGCGACGTCCACGGGACCGGGCCCGCTGATCCTCTCGGCCATCGGCTACGGCCTGGTCCAGCTCGGTCTCGGCTCGGCGGGGCCGAGCGAGAACGACATCCTGCACCGCCGTGTGGAGAGCTCGGGCCGGGCCACCGCGCTGTCCGTCCAGTCCCTCGCCCTGCAACTGACCGGAGCCCTCACCGGCCTGGCCCTCGGCGTCCTTCCGTCCGGCCCGCTGCCCTGGCTGCTGGGAGGCACCGTCCTGCTGGCCGGAGCCCTCTTGTGGATCCGGCGCGGCGAGCCCGCACCGCCGGATCCGGCCCCTGCCGGTGATACGCCGGCCAGGAGCGCCGGGACCGGCAGTGCGCAGGGCACCGAGCCGTGCGACGCGGGCCGTACCGGGGCCGACTGCGCCCCGTGA
- a CDS encoding ArsR/SmtB family transcription factor, producing MISEARERVLDPEQDAAALKALTHPLRIRLLGMLRQDGPATASELAVRAGESSASTSYHLRVLAKYAFVAEAEHRDGRERRWRAVHSVTSWNNEAMEAAPGSRAWVGVSRRAQIEHLATSLARHEADIAEGRLGQEWVRPSGMSDLMPRLTPESLTELWEVLDRKLEELTARDAADPRAAQVVLLAAGLPLAPRDPGPGTGASGATRTADAGTDSGAAS from the coding sequence GTGATCAGCGAAGCGCGCGAACGCGTACTCGATCCCGAGCAGGACGCGGCGGCCCTGAAGGCCCTCACGCACCCGCTGCGCATCCGGCTGCTCGGGATGCTGCGGCAGGACGGCCCGGCCACCGCCAGTGAACTCGCGGTCAGGGCGGGGGAGTCGTCGGCCTCGACGAGCTATCACCTCCGGGTCCTCGCGAAGTACGCGTTCGTCGCCGAGGCCGAGCACCGTGACGGGCGCGAACGCCGTTGGCGGGCGGTGCACTCCGTGACCTCCTGGAACAACGAGGCGATGGAGGCCGCGCCGGGCAGCCGGGCTTGGGTCGGCGTGTCGCGCAGGGCGCAGATCGAGCATCTGGCGACCTCCCTCGCCCGGCACGAGGCCGACATCGCCGAAGGGCGGCTGGGTCAGGAGTGGGTACGGCCCTCCGGGATGAGCGATCTGATGCCCCGTCTGACCCCCGAGTCGCTCACGGAGCTCTGGGAGGTGCTCGACCGCAAGCTGGAGGAACTGACCGCCCGTGACGCGGCGGATCCCCGCGCCGCTCAGGTCGTACTTCTCGCCGCCGGACTGCCCCTCGCTCCGCGCGACCCGGGTCCCGGCACGGGAGCCTCTGGCGCTACCCGCACCGCGGACGCCGGGACCGACTCCGGGGCCGCGTCATGA
- a CDS encoding endo-alpha-N-acetylgalactosaminidase family protein, which translates to MRPLRPTSLLCAAVLGLGTTLAAGTAPATAAGAVTIASPALAVQVDTAFPRVIQYTDRAGGAVLYGNEDPLTQVVLNGTAQTPVVTSTVAVDHVDYTMAFTNGDTVKATLSVSAATLTFAVTSITDSAVPITSLSVPQHNLVSVRSTQTGAAVETTRMNTNTTGTGDTFTPLASGTAADSTAQGAMYAIVNTGSLAASVATNSYYDQPSGQNAADSGRIQKQTVAKSGYRRAGLWSGDWLHRASGASGTEPLPYAKVVVTGDRNADSTVDWQDGAIAFRSVMTSPQGWEDTARRVVQRIPYNFASQATHPFLQTLDETKRVARATDGLGQFVLLKGYGSEGHDSAHPDYGLVGARQGGAADLNTLVAAGAGYNADIGVHINDTEAYPVARSFDPSLLNSATSDKGWDYLDQSYHLNYRLDGTSGKRLARLQELKAVAPDLKFLYVDTWYGDGYTSQALAREINGLGYQLTTEFPDKFEDQSLWSHWANDLTYGGSNYKGVNSQVVRFIRNHQRDDWIAGDPLLGGGTLTAYEGWQGAKDFSTFLDTTFTTNLPTKYLQGFTIRKWAANRIDFDGGVSATRSGSTRTISKDGHPVLIGDSYLLPWSQDGSQGGGQGAESKLYHWTAAGGTSTWNVPASWAQNGTVKLYELTDQGRVPVSDVPVSGGKVTLTAAAKTPYVIYPSAAPAQADAGFGEGGAVRDPGFTSGNLSKWTVSGSASVPRDAVGQSRLAMGQGATSVSQQLTGLTPGTYAASVYVSTATGRRATLAVTPAGGSEQSVYATSSPYRNNVGADEKNGSTMQRMRVLFDVPAGQSTAALALRADGAAGATDFDDVRVVRTVRNPQGGHTFAEDFENVDAGWYPFVVGSAGGGTADPRTHLAQLNAPYTQAGWNGKLIDDVLAGNNSLKSHEERPGLLYQTVPQTLRLEPGHQYRVTFKYQQSVAGDYAFTLGAGTGQVSSDTLPQARTTNTFTKTFTAGVDAWIGVRKLTAETSDSDRDLVVDDLTVDDLGVVTSPDLALGRPTTASSTQSADYPATAATDGSATSRWSSAFTDPQWIQVDLGAVRNVNRVVLNWEVAYGRAYKVQVSDDGTLWRDAYSTTAGDGGTDELTGLGAAGRYLRVTGTQRATGYGYSLWEIEAYS; encoded by the coding sequence ATGAGACCGCTACGCCCCACATCCCTCCTTTGCGCCGCCGTCCTGGGCCTCGGCACCACGCTGGCGGCCGGTACCGCGCCCGCCACCGCCGCCGGAGCCGTGACCATCGCCTCGCCCGCGCTCGCCGTACAGGTCGACACGGCCTTCCCGAGGGTCATCCAGTACACGGACCGGGCCGGCGGCGCCGTCCTCTACGGCAACGAGGACCCGCTCACCCAGGTCGTCCTCAACGGCACCGCGCAGACCCCGGTGGTCACCAGCACCGTCGCCGTCGACCACGTCGACTACACGATGGCCTTCACCAACGGAGACACGGTCAAGGCGACCCTGTCCGTCAGCGCTGCCACCCTCACCTTCGCCGTCACCTCGATCACCGACAGCGCCGTACCGATCACCTCGCTGTCCGTCCCCCAGCACAACCTCGTCTCGGTACGCAGCACTCAGACCGGCGCCGCCGTCGAGACCACCCGGATGAACACCAACACCACCGGCACCGGGGACACGTTCACCCCGCTGGCCTCGGGCACGGCGGCCGACAGCACGGCGCAGGGCGCCATGTACGCCATCGTCAACACCGGTTCCCTCGCGGCGTCGGTCGCCACCAACTCGTACTACGACCAGCCGTCCGGCCAGAACGCGGCGGACAGCGGGCGGATCCAGAAGCAGACGGTGGCCAAGTCCGGCTACCGGCGGGCCGGTCTGTGGAGCGGTGACTGGCTCCACCGGGCCTCGGGCGCGTCCGGCACCGAACCGCTGCCCTACGCCAAGGTGGTGGTGACAGGGGACCGCAACGCGGACTCCACCGTCGACTGGCAGGACGGCGCCATCGCCTTCCGCTCCGTCATGACCAGCCCGCAGGGCTGGGAGGACACCGCGCGCCGCGTGGTGCAGCGCATCCCGTACAACTTCGCCTCGCAGGCCACCCACCCCTTCCTGCAGACCCTTGACGAGACCAAGCGCGTCGCCCGGGCGACGGACGGCCTGGGGCAGTTCGTCCTGCTCAAGGGATACGGATCCGAGGGTCACGACTCGGCGCACCCCGACTACGGGCTGGTCGGCGCCCGTCAGGGCGGCGCCGCCGACCTGAACACCCTCGTCGCGGCGGGCGCCGGCTACAACGCCGACATCGGGGTCCACATCAACGACACCGAGGCCTACCCCGTCGCCCGGTCCTTCGACCCGTCGCTCCTCAACAGCGCGACCTCGGACAAGGGCTGGGACTACCTCGACCAGTCCTACCACCTCAACTACCGTCTGGACGGCACCAGCGGCAAGCGCCTGGCGCGCCTGCAGGAGCTGAAGGCGGTCGCCCCGGACCTCAAGTTCCTGTACGTGGACACCTGGTACGGCGACGGCTACACCTCCCAGGCCCTCGCCCGCGAGATCAACGGCCTCGGCTACCAGCTCACCACCGAGTTCCCCGACAAGTTCGAGGACCAGTCCCTCTGGTCCCACTGGGCCAACGACCTCACCTACGGCGGCAGCAACTACAAGGGCGTCAACTCGCAGGTGGTCCGCTTCATCCGCAACCACCAGCGCGACGACTGGATCGCCGGCGACCCACTGCTCGGCGGCGGCACCCTCACCGCCTACGAGGGCTGGCAGGGCGCGAAGGACTTCAGCACCTTCCTCGACACCACCTTCACCACCAACCTGCCCACCAAGTACCTCCAGGGCTTCACCATCCGCAAGTGGGCCGCGAACCGCATCGACTTCGACGGCGGGGTCAGCGCCACCCGCAGCGGCAGCACCCGCACCATCAGCAAGGACGGCCACCCGGTCCTGATCGGCGACAGCTACCTCCTGCCGTGGAGCCAGGACGGGAGTCAGGGCGGGGGCCAGGGAGCGGAGTCCAAGCTCTACCACTGGACGGCCGCCGGCGGCACCTCGACCTGGAACGTACCCGCCTCCTGGGCCCAGAACGGCACCGTCAAGCTGTACGAGCTCACCGACCAGGGGCGGGTCCCGGTCTCCGACGTGCCCGTGAGCGGCGGGAAGGTCACCCTGACGGCCGCCGCGAAGACCCCCTACGTGATCTACCCCTCCGCCGCGCCCGCACAGGCGGACGCCGGGTTCGGCGAGGGCGGGGCGGTCCGCGACCCCGGCTTCACCTCGGGGAACCTCTCGAAGTGGACGGTCTCCGGGTCCGCCTCCGTCCCCCGGGACGCGGTGGGCCAGTCGCGGCTGGCGATGGGCCAGGGCGCCACCTCCGTCTCGCAGCAGCTGACGGGCCTGACGCCGGGCACGTACGCGGCGAGCGTCTACGTCTCCACGGCCACCGGACGCAGGGCGACCCTGGCGGTGACCCCGGCGGGCGGATCCGAACAGAGCGTCTACGCCACGAGCTCCCCGTACCGGAACAACGTGGGGGCGGACGAGAAGAACGGCAGCACGATGCAGCGGATGCGGGTGCTGTTCGACGTTCCGGCGGGGCAGTCCACGGCCGCCCTGGCCCTGCGCGCCGACGGCGCGGCGGGTGCGACCGACTTCGACGACGTACGGGTGGTGCGTACGGTCCGCAACCCCCAGGGCGGCCACACCTTCGCGGAGGACTTCGAGAACGTCGACGCGGGCTGGTACCCCTTCGTGGTGGGGTCGGCCGGTGGCGGCACGGCCGACCCGCGGACGCACCTGGCGCAGCTCAACGCCCCGTACACGCAAGCCGGCTGGAACGGAAAGCTGATCGATGACGTCCTCGCCGGGAACAACTCCCTCAAGTCCCACGAGGAACGGCCCGGGCTGCTCTACCAGACCGTCCCGCAGACCCTGCGCCTCGAGCCGGGCCACCAGTACCGGGTGACGTTCAAGTACCAGCAGTCGGTGGCCGGGGACTACGCCTTCACCCTGGGAGCCGGCACGGGCCAGGTCTCCTCGGACACACTGCCGCAGGCCCGGACCACGAACACCTTCACGAAGACCTTCACGGCCGGGGTGGACGCCTGGATCGGCGTGCGCAAGCTCACGGCCGAGACCTCCGACTCGGACCGGGACCTGGTCGTCGACGATCTGACCGTCGACGACCTCGGGGTCGTCACCTCGCCCGACCTGGCCCTCGGCAGGCCGACCACGGCCTCCTCCACCCAGTCGGCGGACTACCCGGCGACGGCCGCCACCGACGGCAGCGCCACCAGCCGCTGGTCCTCGGCCTTCACCGACCCGCAGTGGATCCAGGTCGACCTCGGGGCCGTCAGGAACGTGAACCGGGTGGTCCTGAACTGGGAGGTCGCCTACGGCAGGGCCTACAAGGTCCAGGTGTCGGACGACGGCACGCTCTGGCGGGACGCGTACTCCACCACCGCGGGCGACGGGGGCACGGACGAGCTGACCGGACTGGGCGCCGCGGGCCGCTACTTGCGCGTGACCGGCACCCAGCGCGCCACCGGCTACGGCTACTCGCTGTGGGAGATCGAGGCCTACTCCTGA
- a CDS encoding ROK family transcriptional regulator: protein MKADPGNTGHVVVSAGGRPGGHDDGRDGDRSDARGGVRADVRADPRAAPRADPRADARGAAIGPVVINGPARPAGRGSIRRANLGLVLRLLRDAGPRSRARIASDTGLPRPTVTGLVTELIELGLAREGDAQRDGSVGRPGQNVRIDGRALCGIGLEINVDYLAAVALTLDGATVFERRIAMDVATAGPDAVLDSAAGLVREALAALDAAGIATAGVTVAAPGVVDIGTGTVVYAANIGWHGVGAVSGIRSRLGRGAPPLRLENDAKLGAVAEYLEASAAGIHDLIYVTGETGVGGGIISGGRLHRGASGFAGEIGHMPLDPGGALCACGRRGCWETMVGLTALLRLAAAPGDPVHDPSLDLEARLRDLQGRAAAGDTRTLEALDRIADGLGLGLALLVDVLNPRAVVLGGYFTYFGAHLAPRVERLMAERVMAPDTGGCRLLLSALGFTAPARGGAQFALDAVYEDPAHTVAAAAGL from the coding sequence GTGAAGGCAGATCCAGGGAACACGGGGCATGTCGTCGTATCCGCCGGCGGGCGTCCCGGCGGACACGACGACGGACGCGACGGTGACCGGAGCGACGCGCGGGGCGGTGTCCGGGCAGATGTCCGGGCCGACCCCCGCGCTGCCCCCCGGGCCGACCCCCGCGCCGACGCCCGGGGCGCCGCCATCGGCCCCGTAGTGATCAACGGCCCGGCCCGGCCCGCCGGGCGGGGCTCCATCCGCCGCGCCAACCTCGGCCTCGTCCTGCGCCTCCTGCGCGACGCGGGACCACGCTCGCGCGCGCGGATCGCCTCCGACACGGGTCTGCCGAGGCCCACGGTGACCGGCCTGGTCACCGAGCTCATCGAGCTGGGCCTGGCCCGCGAGGGGGACGCGCAGCGGGACGGCTCGGTCGGCCGCCCGGGCCAGAACGTCCGGATCGACGGACGCGCGCTGTGCGGGATCGGCCTGGAGATCAACGTCGACTACCTCGCCGCCGTCGCCCTCACCCTCGACGGGGCCACCGTCTTCGAGCGCCGCATCGCCATGGACGTGGCTACGGCCGGCCCGGACGCCGTCCTCGACAGCGCGGCCGGCCTGGTGCGCGAGGCCCTCGCCGCCCTCGACGCCGCCGGGATCGCCACCGCCGGGGTCACCGTCGCCGCGCCCGGAGTCGTCGACATCGGCACGGGCACCGTCGTCTACGCCGCCAACATCGGCTGGCACGGCGTCGGGGCCGTCAGCGGCATCCGCTCCCGCCTCGGGCGCGGGGCGCCCCCGCTGCGCCTGGAGAACGACGCCAAACTCGGCGCCGTGGCCGAGTACCTGGAAGCCTCCGCGGCCGGCATCCACGACCTCATCTACGTCACCGGGGAGACGGGTGTGGGCGGCGGCATCATCAGCGGCGGCCGGCTGCACCGGGGAGCCTCCGGATTCGCCGGGGAGATCGGCCACATGCCGCTCGACCCCGGCGGCGCCCTCTGCGCCTGCGGTCGCCGCGGCTGCTGGGAGACCATGGTCGGGCTCACGGCCCTGCTCCGGCTCGCCGCCGCGCCCGGAGATCCCGTACACGACCCCTCCCTCGACCTGGAGGCGCGCCTCAGGGACCTCCAGGGCCGGGCCGCCGCCGGGGACACCCGAACCCTGGAGGCCCTCGACCGGATCGCCGACGGCCTCGGCCTCGGGCTGGCGCTGCTGGTGGACGTCCTGAACCCGCGCGCGGTGGTCCTCGGGGGCTACTTCACCTACTTCGGCGCCCACTTGGCCCCCCGCGTGGAGCGGCTGATGGCCGAACGGGTGATGGCCCCGGACACGGGCGGCTGCCGCCTGCTGCTGTCCGCGCTCGGCTTCACCGCTCCTGCCCGCGGCGGCGCCCAGTTCGCCCTCGATGCGGTCTACGAGGATCCGGCCCACACGGTGGCGGCAGCCGCGGGGCTCTGA